A DNA window from Hordeum vulgare subsp. vulgare chromosome 1H, MorexV3_pseudomolecules_assembly, whole genome shotgun sequence contains the following coding sequences:
- the LOC123445620 gene encoding uncharacterized protein At2g39795, mitochondrial-like, whose translation MAISSALRRAPMAAAAARALLAALGSPRSGRVGSPHHGAAPVAPLSSLSAPQPSAVAEAQLLRVITYEISCAQLDCRNINWAKELGEGFPFEIKDKEGTKRITLTRTHQEERIEVEALLPSPVEDGEQEEEDQAGDGGKQSHAGGGGVPNRYCIPLTVRIRKGAADSCLEISCCSYPEEFVVESLEFGSSDESAGSLSGGTAFSDMSEELQKALHLYLGSRGISTNFTDFLHAYMINKECYEYLSWLRKLKGLVKG comes from the exons ATGGCCATCTCCTCCGCCCTACGCCGCGctcccatggcggcggcggccgcgCGCGCCCTTCTTGCCGCCCTGGGCAGCCCACGCAGCGGGCGCGTAGGTTCTCCCCACCATGGCGCGGCGCCCGTCGCTCCTCTCTCATCCCTCTCCGCCCCGCAGCCGAGCGCCGTCGCCGAGGCCCAGCTCCTCCGGGTCATAACCTACGAGATCTCCTGCGCCCAGCTCGACTGCAGGAACATTAACTGG GCGAAGGAATTAGGGGAAGGCTTCCCCTTCGAGATCAAGGACAAGGAGGGCACCAAGAGGATAACGCTCACGAGGACGCATCAGGAGGAGCGGATCGAAGTGGAGGCGCTCCTGCCCAGCCCCGTCGAAGACggcgagcaggaggaggaggaccaagcCGGAGATGGCGGGAAGCAGAGccacgccggcggcggcggcgtcccaAACCGGTACTGTATCCCGCTCACCGTGAGGATTCGCAAAGGAGCGGCGGACTCATGCTTGGAGATCAGCTGTTGCTCCTACCCTGAGGAGTTCGTCGTCGAGAGTTTGGAGTTTGGATCCAGCGATGAATCTGCTGGTTCGTTAAGTGGTGGAACTGCTTTCAG TGACATGTCTGAGGAGCTTCAGAAGGCTTTGCATCTCTATTTGGGAAGCAGGGGCATCTCGACGAATTTTACCGACTTCTTACACGCGTATATGATAAACAAAGAGTGCTATGAGTATTTGTCCTGGTTGAGGAAACTCAAAGGTCTGGTAAAAGGTTGA
- the LOC123445593 gene encoding NADPH-dependent aldo-keto reductase, chloroplastic-like produces the protein MAGSFVLNTGARMPSVGLGTAKTEPGAVGEAVYAAVKAGYRHIDCAPAYRNEKEIGLALKKLFEDCVVKREDLFISSKLWSGNHAPEDVTEGIDTTLEDLQQEYLDLFLIHAPVRTKKGAIRTAENYIPLNIPATWEAMEKLYVSGKARAIGVSNFSCKRMEDLLAIARVTPAVNQVESHPGWQQMKLRELCQSNGVHLSAYSPLGRPGSPAFTGPSFLINPIFIYIAEKLQKTPAQVALRWGLQMGQSVLPKSINETRIRENFNIFDWSIPEDLMSKFSEIPQNKTLRAEFVVHPQGIYKTVDDFWDGEI, from the exons ATGGCCGGATCCTTTGTCCTCAACACCGGCGCAAGAATGCCATCGGTTGGCCTGGGCACAGCGAAAACAGAACCCGGCGCCGTTGGGGAGGCCGTCTACGCtgctgtcaag GCTGGATATCGGCATATTGATTGTGCTCCGGCGTACCGCAACGAGAAGGAG ATTGGTCTGGCTCTGAAGAAACTATTTGAGGATTGCGTGgttaagcgtgaagatttatttatCTCTTCTAAGTTGTG GTCTGGTAATCACGCCCCAGAAGACGTGACAGAGGGCATTGACACTACTCTTGAAGATTTACAACAGGAGTACTTAGACCTGTTCCTT ATTCACGCGCCAGTACGTACTAAGAAAGGAGCTATTCGAACCGCCGAAAACTATATTCCTCTCAATATCCCTGCTACATGGGAAGCGATGGAGAAGTTATATGTCTCCGGCAAGGCACGTGCAATCGGTGTGAGCAACTTCTCTTGTAAGAGGATGGAGGATTTGCTTGCCATTGCTAGAGTAACTCCGGCGGTCAACCAGGTTGAGTCTCATCCAGGTTGGCAGCAAATGAAACTCCGCGAACTTTGCCAGTCAAACGGTGTTCACCTTTCt GCATATTCACCCTTAGGTAGACCTGGATCACCTGCGTTCACGGGTCCAAGCTTTCTTATCAACCCTATTTTCATCTATATTGCCGAGAAATTGCAGAAAACTCCTGCACAGGTTGCTCTACGCTGGGGTCTTCAAATGGGCCAGAGTGTACTTCCAAAAAGCATCAATGAAACAAGGATAAGGGAGAACTTTAACATATTTGATTGGTCTATTCCTGAAGATTTGATGTCAAAGTTCTCTGAAATCCCACAG AATAAGACTCTAAGAGCTGAATTTGTAGTTCACCCACAAGGTATTTACAAAACCGTGGATGATTTTTGGGATGGTGAAATCTGA